In the genome of Mangifera indica cultivar Alphonso chromosome 9, CATAS_Mindica_2.1, whole genome shotgun sequence, the window AGGCTGGAAGCTCTTAGTTACAATTCTTAATAGCAAGTGCGCATTACTCTTTGAATGCCTGCTGATATGTTTATTAGATCTATGTAGCCTCCCCATTCAGTGGAGTCTTCTTTGGATTGAGCTTCTTGGATAAATGCAGCAGCAAATTTTGCAGCTTATACACCCATCAAAATAGCACCATCACATGCTTTATTATCTCCTAACCTACACGACCCAAACTTAAAATGGTAACAAAAGTTATGTTACAGTAATTTGATGATGCATGAAGATTGCAccaagatattttaaaatacctTGACTCAAAGAGAATGATGTTCCATGCTTCATGAGCGAAGGAAAGCAAAGAACATGTGCTTTTCAAAAATATTCATTCTTTGTTAGAAAGGGGGCATGGCAAGAAGTGCTTTTCTTTTTGGTCGTCCGGCAAGTattcttctccttttttatTAACAAGACATATTATTAACAAGATAAGACATATAATGCATTAGAGGTAGATTAAGTGGTAAAACATTTATAACCCCCAAGAGGAAGGTTTGAGTTCAAAACTCGACGGCAATCACTCTATCCAGAATTGTGCCTGCTCGGAATCAAGGACAGACCATTTTTCCAAGTGGgttttgagtcaaaattaatatctcagatataaatacataaaataccAGAACTTGTGGACAAAAGGACTTGCTGACAAACTGCTTCACAAGTAGAATTAAGGAAGTCTTCTGAGTTTCAGAAGTCCAAATCAAATTCACCAATCCATTAACTCTAGTGATCCCATCTTACCTACCTTCAGATGCACACAGCAATATAaaaacctcactcttttatatgACTAAATACAAACTAAACCCCactttgttatatatataagtatatacattaCAAAACATATACTTCCCTCCTCCCCTCATACTCTTTCTTCTGTTTAGCTTTTGCTTTTCTAATATGTCTCTTCTTATAATTCATTCtgaatcttcttcttcttcttcttcttgccaTCTACTTGCTTCATTTTTTACTATcttatgtttggttttgttagTTCAACCTCTGGTAGCTTCATCTGGTATGATAATGAGCAGGAGAAACCACCATATTAATCATCACCATAGAAGGCTAATGCTGCAAGCCAACCAAAACACATGCGCATTGTTTACAGGCACTTGGGTTCGTGATGACACATACCCCATGTACGAATCTTCTCAATGTCCCGTTATTGATGCAGAATTTAACTGCCAAATGAACGGTCGTCCTGACTCTGGTTATCTCAAATACAGATGGCAGCCTCTAAATTGTGAGCTCCCGAGgtaaacacaaaagaaaaaaaaaaaaaaaactgtgttAAAACTCAACGACCATATTTAACATAGAATTCTTCAGGGCTTTTTCTTCTTAAAGGCTCCCAGTTGAAGtctaaattttaaagaaatcaGAATTTCCGCAAAAGGTTGACGTTATAGTAATTTTGAACTTCCCATGGCAGGTTCAATGGGTCTGAATTTTTGCTGAAGATGAAAGACAAAACAGTGATGTTTGTTGGTGACTCTTTGGGGAGAAATCAATGGGAGTCGTTGATTTGTATGATTTATGGAGGTGCACCAAGAACACAGACACAGATGATTAGGGGGGATCCTCTCTCTACATTCAAGTTCTTGGTTAGTCTCGTTGATTTAGATAGCTATTAATTAGAAGCATATATTTACAGTAGAAAAGATGTGGCTCTTACTTTGATTCTCTGTCAATTTCATGCAAAAGCTTGTCTGGCTCTTTAAAATTACTGAAATCATAAGTTTTCTTTTTGGAATAATGAAAGCAAAAGTAAAGTTCCCATCTCTCATGAAGCAAAAAGATACGCTCAAGAACTATTGCTTTTACCGCATTTTCAGTCTGTGGCAATCCACTGCAACTGCAATGCATAATACGCTCAAGAATAATGGTTTCTTACAATTAATTATGCAGGATTATGGTTTTTCTGTATCTTATTACAGAGCTCCGTATTTGGTAGACATAGACATGGTAGAAGGTAAGAGGGTTCTGAAGTTGGAAGACATTAATGAAAATGGCAAGTCCTGGCTTGATGCAGATGTGTTATCTTTCAATACTGGACACTGGTGGAGCCACAAAGGGTCTCACCAAGGGTGCATATCTTTCACTTTGCccatataattcatataaacttACCATATTTTGAGTAATCCAATAAAGATACTAtagttgaatttgtttaattgaaaGATGTATGGTGAAAAAATGCAGATGGGATTTCATGGAATCAAATGGTACGTTTTACCAGGACACGGATCGATTAGTGGCTTTGGAGAAAGCCCTGAAAACATGGGCCAATTGGGTTGACACCAATGTTGacagaaacaaaaaaagagtATTTTTCCAGTCAATTTCTCCTACACATTACAAGTAAGGATACTAAACGTATGCAGTACCCAGCAGAAAGACCAACTGGGTAGTGTTTTTCAATGCTTGCGTCAACTTCCAATGGACCAACTTTCCAAGTTTCATAACAGAGCATCCTTTCCCAGTAAATTCTGGAGGATGCCAAGTGTATAAGTTCATATcattgaatcattttttttttgtacagtAATGTGAGTAATGTTGGTAAATGACATTGATTTGACAGTCCAAGTGAATGGAGTGCTGGAGGAACTTCGACCACAACAAAGAGTTGCTATGGAGAAACAGCACCGATGGGTGGAACGGCATACCCTGGAGCTTATCCGGAGCAAATGAGAGTGGTGAATACTGTGATGAGGGAGATGAGCAATCCTCCATATTTGTTAGATATAACTATGCTATCAGAGCTAAGGAAAGATGGGCACCCTTCAATCTATAGTGGCGATTTGAACCCTGAGCAAAAGGTTAACCCTGACAAGTCCGCTGATTGTAGCCATTGGTGCCTTCCAGGATTGCCTGATACTTGGAACCAACTCTTTTCTGCTGCTTTGttcaactaaaataattttatgcagTATATTAACTAGTTCAGATGATGCATAACAGCACTGGTATTTTTAGTTCCTTAACTAAGATGATCTGTATTAATTTTCTCCgataaaatatgcaatattatttgtaaaagGAAATAAGAGAATCATGTTTCTTTGAACTAAAGTGATCTCAGGGGTGCATATCTTACAAATTTCAACATTATCAAGTTCGTAGAGCTAAATTCTCTGATTAATCTTTGAACTTTTGTGTTTAGGCTGTGCCACCATGGCCAGTCCTTCATTACTCTTGCACCACCCGGCAGTTTATTCTTATTGATGACTACAGTGTAAATGAACTTTTggtaactatttcccacctaaacttcaatgaaatgattttttttcaccttGTAAGTTGAAAAGTCTATCTTCTAACCCATATATTAAAGTGATACATTAGTTTAATAGTTGGAAGTGTATTTTGTTACGATAAAGTTAACATCATTTACACCCTTGATTGTACAATCAAATTATCCTTTCACCCTtagtacattttttttttcatttttcctttttgtttgcGTTTCTCTCCTTTCTTATTTCCTGGCTATCAAAAGACACTTAAGTTAAGACTAAACATCTCGActtaacaaaataaacaatcaacaaTTAGAATTGAACATCAACCCAATGAGAGGGATGGTCTGTTCCAATCAGTAATTGAACCGATGaactgtttaaataaatatttaaaataatttttatataattaatcattaaatatataatatgaattgcttaaaaaataaacttagttatatttatagatgatatattggGTTCAAGTCTGAACAATtacatatcttttatatttttatacgagagaatttttattattttgatgacttttcaatattatcttttttttaatagtgtttttatatttttaacaatattttaatgaCTTTTCAattctatcttttttctttgtgatgttatttttgtatttttaacacttttttatagtttttttggCATTGGACCTCAACTTTTGCActgttttaatagttttttgacactatttttctctttttttgacaCCGTTTTCTTATTTTTGGAGTCATTCTCCGATGTTTCCAATCTTTCATCACATACATTTTGAAAGCGAACTGCTATTTAGCTTAGAGACCATTTCTGTCTTCtaccaattttattaaagtttaaaaggTGAAAATCGGGTGGGAATTGGGACATGGTTATTTGGcatgtataatttttcttaaatctaACAGTGCAGCTAATAAAAGGAATCATCCAACCGTTGTGGACGGATATGAACACAAAGGAAAGCTACCATTTTCATTTAAGCAAGTACAACACATGCATAGATGACACATCTGGGAAACAAGACCATGATAACACTCATTTAAACAACCCAACCACATCCATACAGTGCCTACACCAATATTGGAATACAAAGGATATCTAAACGATTCGTTGAAGCCATAGGTTTCACTCACTTTAACGTCCTCTAATAGGCGCTAGCCAGAGATTGCAAAAGTTCTGGGGTGCTAATTTCCTTCATCTGCGGCATATCATCAATGACTGTCGATGGCAGCTTCATAGCAGAAGTGTTAGCTGCCTGTTGGCTATAGGCTGAAAGATGGACTCCGAGGGCAGCTCTTCCTGAAGGATCAAGATTGTTCGCCCAAGCAGCATCCCACTCTATTGCTTTGGCTGTGCTACAGGCTATGCTTGGCCCTCCAGGGACGGTCAGCCTCGCTGAATTCTGTCGCAGGAGATAACAgagagatataatataattagcaCATGCTAGAAAAATGACCAATTTTGAGCAAACAGTATTGTAAATTCAACTAGATTACCTGTGGGAAGAGCCTCTCAAAGATCATCCTGTAATAGTAGGCCTCTTTTGTAGCAGGGGTATTGTGAGGGAAGATGTGCTCAGCATTTTGCATCATCTTATCTGTCACCTATAAAATGCAAACAAGTCATTAATCATACAAGTTTACAATATTGATGATCCAAACAGAGAAGGGTATATGAATGTACATGTTGTGCAGCATGGGCTTTGAGGCCATCAATCCAACTATAGCCAACACCATCACTAAATTGTTCCTTCTGCCTGTACAGAATATGCTGCAGGAAATAGGGAACAGAACATGTAACATTAAACGATCAATCTTATTTGTGGATAGAAAGGCAGCAAATCTTTGATTATGCTTTACCTTTGGCAGATAGGGATGCTCATCATCATCAAAGGCCCTCCTAAGAACCCACTTCTCAATTCGACCTTGTTCTGGTTTGAtctgaaattgattaaaaatacaAGTATAACCAAATATTCTATAGGCTATAAGATCTGCCTGCTGTACAACTTATTTCATACCATTTTCCACTCAGGATCTATAGCCATTGCCACATTAATAAAATCTTTATCAAGGAAGGGTACTCGAGCTTCAAGACCCCAAGCAGATGTTGCTTTGTTTGCTCTCAAGCAATCATACTGGTGGAGGGCCTTTATCTGCATGTATAAAAAAGGAACCATTAATTTCCTTCAAATCTAAACGTCAGAGCCCTGTCCATGCTCACAGCTATTACCTTGCGACATGTTTCGCGGTGGAACTCTTCCTTGTTAGGGGCCTTGTGGAAGTACAAATAGCCACCAAAAACTTCATCAGAACCCTCACCAGACATCACCATCTTCACTCCAAGTGACTTAATCTTACGTGCCATCAGAAACATAGGGGTGCTAGCCCTGATGGTCGTCACATCATATGTTTCAATATGGTAAATAACATCTTCAATTGCATCAATTCCATCCTGCCATGCCAAGGCCATAGTTTACGGATGATCATAAAAGTGAGGGCCATTGTAGTTTGCACTAAGACAAAGAAAAACTTTCTTAATACCTGGACAGTAAAGTGAAATTCATGATGAACAGTGCCCAAGTAGTCTGCAACTTCTCTTGCAGACTTCAAATCTGGAGAACCCTGCAATAGATGGAGAGACCAAGTTTAGTAATAAGGAAACTGGTCTCAGGTTTCACGGTAATGTATCAGTATTTGCAGCCAACCTCTAGGCCAACACAAAAGGAATGAAGTTGTGTTCCCCATTGCTTAGCAGCCTTTGTGCCAGCTAAATGGCGTGCTGTTACAGAAGTAACCAGCGATGAATCAAGGCCCCCAGATAACAGGACTCCAAAAGGGACATCAGTCATTAGCCTTTTGATTACAGCCTGCGCATTTAGCATTCAACTTGATGTGAATTAAGAAAGATCTGAAAGAACATAATATTCCAGTTTGGACTGCAGGTTTTGAATCTTACATTTTCAAATGCTCGGCGTAGAGCAAGTGAGTCATATGGAGTTGAAGGAACGACCTCTGAGAACCATGGAGGATTATACCATTGCTTAAGCCCTCCAGATTTGCTCAAGTACAAGTGACCAGGAGGAAAAGTCTCAAAATGTTCACAGTCATCATTCAGACCCTTGAGTTCTGATGATATCCAAACAGAGCCTAGATAGACAGAGAACACAAAGTAATCAATTAGAACAAACTGCATTAATAAGAAATTACACAAACTTAAATAAATGTGCTTAGAGGCAAGATCTTAGAAGTTCATGTTACCATCTAGACCCCAGCCAATGTACAGGGAGGTGATTCCAATAGCATCCCGAGCAACAATAAAGCTATTATCACGGGTATCCAACAGCACAAATGAAAACATTCCATCCAACATGTCCACAAAATTTTCTCCATACTCTTCATACTAAAATTGGAAATTCACCAAGCAGAGTTTGATTAATTATCACAACCATCGAAGCATGAAAAAATAGACTGAAGAAAactgagaataaatttttatgttaagGTGACCCACAAGATGAGCAATAACATCGCAATCACTGCCAGTATGAAACTTGTGATCCTTCAGATGGTTCCTCAGTTGTTCATGA includes:
- the LOC123225284 gene encoding asparagine synthetase [glutamine-hydrolyzing] 1, with protein sequence MCGILAVLGCSDGSQAKRVRVLELSRRLKHRGPDWSGLYQHGDFYLAHQRLAIIDPASGDQPLYNEDMKIVVTVNGEIYNHEQLRNHLKDHKFHTGSDCDVIAHLYEEYGENFVDMLDGMFSFVLLDTRDNSFIVARDAIGITSLYIGWGLDGSVWISSELKGLNDDCEHFETFPPGHLYLSKSGGLKQWYNPPWFSEVVPSTPYDSLALRRAFENAVIKRLMTDVPFGVLLSGGLDSSLVTSVTARHLAGTKAAKQWGTQLHSFCVGLEGSPDLKSAREVADYLGTVHHEFHFTVQDGIDAIEDVIYHIETYDVTTIRASTPMFLMARKIKSLGVKMVMSGEGSDEVFGGYLYFHKAPNKEEFHRETCRKIKALHQYDCLRANKATSAWGLEARVPFLDKDFINVAMAIDPEWKMIKPEQGRIEKWVLRRAFDDDEHPYLPKHILYRQKEQFSDGVGYSWIDGLKAHAAQHVTDKMMQNAEHIFPHNTPATKEAYYYRMIFERLFPQNSARLTVPGGPSIACSTAKAIEWDAAWANNLDPSGRAALGVHLSAYSQQAANTSAMKLPSTVIDDMPQMKEISTPELLQSLASAY
- the LOC123226438 gene encoding protein PMR5-like, producing MSLLIIHSESSSSSSSCHLLASFFTILCLVLLVQPLVASSGMIMSRRNHHINHHHRRLMLQANQNTCALFTGTWVRDDTYPMYESSQCPVIDAEFNCQMNGRPDSGYLKYRWQPLNCELPRFNGSEFLLKMKDKTVMFVGDSLGRNQWESLICMIYGGAPRTQTQMIRGDPLSTFKFLDYGFSVSYYRAPYLVDIDMVEGKRVLKLEDINENGKSWLDADVLSFNTGHWWSHKGSHQGWDFMESNGTFYQDTDRLVALEKALKTWANWVDTNVDRNKKRVFFQSISPTHYNPSEWSAGGTSTTTKSCYGETAPMGGTAYPGAYPEQMRVVNTVMREMSNPPYLLDITMLSELRKDGHPSIYSGDLNPEQKVNPDKSADCSHWCLPGLPDTWNQLFSAALFN